Proteins from a genomic interval of Danio rerio strain Tuebingen ecotype United States chromosome 4, GRCz12tu, whole genome shotgun sequence:
- the LOC141381662 gene encoding uncharacterized protein isoform X1: MYLLFHNTLSVGLWNCQSAVNKADFITSIATYSDYNLMALTETWLRPEDTATHATLSANFSFSHTPRQTGRGGGTGLLISKEWKFTLRPSLPTISSFEFHAVTIIHPFYINVVVIYRPPGKLGHFLDELDVLLSSFSNFDTPLLVVGDFNIYVDKPQAADFQTLLASFDLKRAPTSATHESGNQLDLIYTRHCFTDQTIVTPLQISDHFLLSLNIHITPEPPHTPTLVTFRRNLRSLSPNRLSTIVSDSLPPSRKLTALDSNSATNTLCSTLASCLDRLCPLASRPAPASPPAPWLSDALREHRSKLRAAERIWRKTKNPAQLLPYQTLLSSFSAEVTSAKQTYYRLKINNATNPRLLFKTFSSLLYPPPPPASSTLTTDDFATFFCTKTAKISAQFAAPTTNTQDTTPTPHTLTSFSQLSESEVSKLVLSSHATTCPLDPIPSHLLQAISPAVIPTLTHIINTSLDSGLFPTSFKQARVTPLLKKPNLDHTLLENYRPVSLLPFMAKILEKVVFNQVLDFLTQNNLMDNKQSGFKKGHSTETALLSVVEDLRLAKADSKSSVLILLDLSAAFDTVNHQILLSTLESLGVAGTVIQWFTSYLSDRSFRVSWRGEVSNLKHLNTGVPQGSVLGPLLFSIYTSSLGPVIQRHGFSYHCYADDTQLYLSFHPYDPSVPARISACLLDISHWVKDHHLQLNLAKTEMLVVSANSTLHHNFSIQMDGATITASKMVKSLGVTIDDQLNFSDHISRTARSCRFALYNIRTIRPLLSEHAAQLLVQALVLSKLDYCNSLLAGLPANSIKPLQLLQNAAARVVFNEPKRAHVTPLLVRLHWLPVAARIKFKALMFAYKVTSGLAPSYLLSLLQIYVPSRNLRSVNERRLVVPSQRGKKSLSLTLTLNLPSWWNELPNCIRTAESLATFKKRLKTQLFSLHFTS, encoded by the coding sequence atgtatctactatttcacaacacTCTCTctgtgggcctctggaattgtcaatcagctgttaacaaggcagattttattacctccatagctacatattctgactataatctcatggctctaactgagacctggttgaggccggaggacactgctacacatgctactctttctgctaatttctctttttcccacactcctcgtcagacagggagagggggtgggactggactactaatttccaaagaatggaaatttactctgagaccgtccctgccaacaatcagctcctttgaattccatgcagtcaccattatccaccccttctacataaatgtggttgtcatctaccgcccaccaggtaaattaggtcacttcttagatgaactggatgttcttctctcatctttttctaattttgacactcccttgttggtggtaggtgacttcaacatttacgttgacaaaccgcaagctgcagactttcagactctgcttgcctcttttgacctaaaaagagcacctacttctgctacccacgaatcaggtaatcagctagaccttatttacacacgacactgcttcactgatcaaacaatagtaactccactacaaatatcagatcatttccttctgtctctcaacatccacattactcctgagccgccacacactccaacactggttacctttcgcagaaacctacgatctctctcacccaatagactatccaccattgtttcagactctcttcctccatctcgtaaactcactgcacttgattcgaacagtgccactaatacactctgctccacactagcatcatgtctagaccgattatgtcctcttgcatccaggccagcccctgccagtcctcctgcaccctggctctcggatgctctccgtgagcatcgctcaaaacttcgggctgcagagagaatttggcggaaaactaaaaatcctgcacagctcttaccataccaaactcttctgtcctctttctcagctgaggttacttctgcaaagcagacatattaccgtctgaaaatcaacaatgccactaatcctcgcctactttttaaaacattttcctccctcctctatcctcctcctccacccgcatcctccacacttactactgatgactttgctacattcttttgcaccaaaactgcaaaaatcagtgctcaatttgctgcacctacaacaaacacgcaagatacaacaccaacaccacacacactaacctctttttctcagctctctgagtctgaggtgtccaaactcgtgctatctagccatgcaaccacctgtccactcgatcccattccctctcatctcttgcaagccatctctcctgcagtcataccaacactgactcacataattaacacatctcttgactctggtttattccccacttcatttaagcaggctagggtaaccccactgctaaagaaacccaacctggaccatacgctacttgaaaactacagaccagtatccctgcttccattcatggccaagattctggagaaagtagtgttcaatcaagttctggactttcttactcaaaacaatctcatggacaacaagcaatccggctttaagaaaggccactcaactgagactgccctgctctctgtcgtggaggatctcagactggctaaagcagactctaaatcatcagtcctcattttgctggatttgtcagctgcttttgacactgtcaaccaccagatcctgctatctacgctcgagtcactgggcgttgcgggcactgttatacaatggttcacatcttacctctctgacaggtcattcagggtgtcttggaggggagaggtgtccaacctcaagcatctaaacactggggtacctcaaggctctgttcttgggccacttctcttttccatctacacatcatctctaggaccagtcatccagagacatggattctcctaccactgctatgctgatgatacccagctatacctctcttttcatccttatgatccctcggttccagctcgtatctcagcctgcctgttggatatttcacactgggtgaaagatcatcatcttcagctgaacctcgcaaaaactgaaatgcttgtagtttctgccaactcgactctacaccataacttttcaatccagatggatggggcaaccattactgcatccaaaatggtgaaaagccttggagtaacgattgatgaccaactaaacttctctgaccacatttctagaactgctcgatcgtgcagattcgcactctataacatcagaacgATCCGACCcctcttatctgaacatgcagctcaactccttgttcaagctcttgttctctccaaactggattactgcaactctctactagctgggcttccagctaactctatcaagcctcttcaactgctccagaatgcagcagcacgagttgtcttcaatgaacctaaacgagcacatgtcactccgctgctagtccgtttgcactggctgccagttgctgctcgcatcaaattcaaagctctgatgtttgcctacaaagtgacctctggccttgctccttcttatctgctctcacttctgcagatctatgtgccctccagaaacttgcgttctgtgaatgaacgtcgcctcgtggttccatcccaaagagggaagaaatcactttcgctcacgctcacgctcaatctgcccagttggtggaatgaactccctaactgcatcagaacagcagagtcactcgctactttcaagaaacgactaaaaactcaactatttagtctccacttcacttcctaa